From one Streptococcus pneumoniae genomic stretch:
- a CDS encoding phage integrase N-terminal SAM-like domain-containing protein: MPRKRNSLKHDLFILATQEVKNNRTRTTYKRSITRFVKWAKEHNIKKKEDITEQVIQDYHNDLANDPKQYTAATIHTYLAPVCKATNINMNRIRKNKRTSDTIIRGRKREKNAQGKRQENDSRFSRVIAFQKAVGIRRSELYDLKGEDLKRDASGNYYVIVQRGKGGKYQEQLILPQDVPLVLKTFKNIANDENVFSKEEMNNLINFHGMRAQHARDCYFYYLQKIQTDKNYAKNLQKKLINSWEIGHQKLWNESNKKFLKQRNAFIYDLRDEPYKLRGANYKKAVGAGMPTTYNRLALMAVSVLNLSHWRLSVTVTNYIL, encoded by the coding sequence ATGCCAAGAAAAAGAAATTCACTAAAACACGATTTGTTCATCTTAGCCACTCAAGAGGTAAAAAACAATCGAACACGAACAACATATAAACGTTCAATCACAAGATTTGTCAAATGGGCTAAAGAACACAATATCAAGAAGAAAGAAGATATTACAGAACAAGTCATTCAAGACTATCATAATGACTTAGCTAATGATCCCAAACAGTACACAGCAGCGACAATTCATACCTACCTCGCACCAGTCTGTAAAGCAACTAACATAAATATGAATAGAATAAGAAAAAACAAGCGGACTAGCGATACAATTATACGTGGACGAAAACGTGAGAAAAACGCTCAAGGAAAGCGACAAGAGAATGACTCTCGCTTCTCTCGGGTCATCGCTTTTCAAAAAGCAGTCGGTATCCGTCGCAGTGAACTCTATGATTTAAAAGGAGAAGATTTGAAACGAGATGCCTCTGGAAACTATTATGTCATCGTACAAAGAGGTAAAGGTGGAAAATATCAAGAACAGCTTATTCTTCCACAAGATGTACCACTTGTACTTAAAACATTTAAAAATATAGCTAACGATGAGAATGTTTTTTCTAAAGAAGAAATGAATAATCTTATCAATTTTCACGGAATGCGTGCACAACATGCGCGAGACTGTTACTTCTACTACTTGCAGAAAATACAGACTGACAAGAACTACGCTAAAAACCTTCAGAAGAAACTCATAAATTCTTGGGAAATTGGACATCAAAAACTTTGGAATGAATCAAACAAAAAATTCCTGAAACAACGGAATGCTTTCATCTATGATTTAAGAGATGAGCCTTATAAGTTGAGAGGTGCAAATTATAAAAAAGCAGTTGGAGCAGGAATGCCTACTACCTATAATCGTCTCGCTCTTATGGCAGTATCTGTCTTAAATCTATCTCATTGGCGTCTATCTGTTACCGTTACAAATTATATTTTATAG
- a CDS encoding transposase, whose product MSSLEKIIETQAKTIESLSNELALLREQVAYLTQKLYGKSSEKSPQMDGQMSLFGEEALPEEDADLPS is encoded by the coding sequence ATGTCATCATTAGAAAAAATCATTGAAACACAAGCCAAAACCATTGAAAGCCTGTCTAATGAGCTTGCCCTCCTTCGTGAACAAGTAGCGTATTTAACCCAAAAGCTCTATGGAAAATCTTCTGAAAAGTCTCCTCAGATGGACGGTCAAATGAGCTTATTTGGTGAGGAAGCATTGCCTGAAGAAGACGCTGACTTACCCAGTTGA
- a CDS encoding ABC transporter permease translates to MSFVTMLGLLVSSMLIYAAPLIFTSIGGAYSEHAGVVNVGLEGIMVMGAFSGVVFNLTFYETFGALTPWLSLFVGGIVGLVFSLIHAVATINFRADHVVSGTVLNLMAPALAIFLVKALYGKGQTDNIQVSFGKFDFPILSNIPIIGDIFFKNTSLMGYVAIGFAFLSWFIMFKTKFGLRLRSVGEHPQAADTLGINVYLMKYYGVMISGFLGGVGGAIYAQSISVNFAATTIIGPGFISLAAMIFGKWNPIGAMLSSLFFGLSQSLAVIGSQLPFLSHVPAVYLQIAPYVLTIVVLAAFFGKAVAPKADGVNYIKSK, encoded by the coding sequence ATGAGTTTTGTAACAATGTTAGGTTTGTTGGTTTCCTCTATGCTCATTTATGCAGCTCCGCTGATTTTTACTAGTATTGGTGGTGCGTATTCTGAGCACGCTGGAGTCGTTAATGTCGGTTTAGAAGGAATCATGGTTATGGGGGCTTTTTCAGGAGTTGTCTTTAACTTGACTTTCTATGAAACATTTGGAGCTTTGACGCCTTGGCTTTCCCTCTTTGTTGGAGGAATAGTTGGTTTAGTGTTCTCATTGATTCATGCTGTGGCTACGATTAACTTCCGTGCGGACCATGTCGTTAGTGGTACAGTGTTGAACCTCATGGCACCAGCCCTTGCTATCTTTTTAGTAAAAGCTCTTTATGGAAAAGGACAAACAGATAATATTCAAGTTTCTTTTGGTAAATTTGATTTCCCAATTTTGTCAAACATCCCAATCATTGGTGATATTTTCTTTAAAAACACGAGTCTTATGGGCTATGTAGCTATCGGATTTGCTTTTCTATCATGGTTTATCATGTTTAAGACCAAATTCGGATTGCGCTTACGTTCAGTTGGAGAACACCCACAAGCAGCAGATACGTTAGGAATCAATGTTTATCTCATGAAGTATTACGGAGTGATGATTTCTGGATTCCTAGGAGGGGTTGGAGGAGCGATTTATGCTCAATCTATCTCTGTTAACTTTGCAGCAACAACCATTATCGGACCTGGTTTTATCTCCCTTGCCGCTATGATTTTTGGGAAATGGAATCCAATCGGAGCCATGCTATCGAGTCTCTTCTTTGGTTTATCCCAAAGTTTGGCAGTTATCGGAAGCCAGTTGCCGTTCTTGTCACATGTGCCAGCAGTTTATTTGCAAATTGCGCCATACGTTTTGACAATCGTTGTCCTTGCTGCCTTCTTTGGAAAAGCAGTAGCGCCCAAAGCAGATGGAGTCAACTATATCAAATCCAAATAA
- the rplL gene encoding 50S ribosomal protein L7/L12: MALNIENIIAEIKEASILELNDLVKAIEEEFGVTAAAPVAVAAAGAADAGAAKDSFDVELTSAGDKKVGVIKVVREITGLGLKEAKELVDGAPAMVKEGVATAEAEEIKAKLEEAGASVTLK; the protein is encoded by the coding sequence ATGGCATTGAACATTGAAAACATTATTGCTGAAATTAAAGAAGCTTCAATCCTTGAGCTTAACGATCTTGTAAAAGCTATCGAAGAAGAATTTGGTGTAACTGCAGCTGCTCCTGTAGCTGTTGCTGCAGCTGGTGCTGCTGACGCTGGTGCTGCTAAAGATTCATTCGACGTTGAATTGACATCTGCTGGCGACAAAAAAGTTGGCGTTATCAAAGTTGTACGTGAAATCACAGGTCTTGGTCTTAAAGAAGCTAAAGAACTTGTTGACGGAGCACCTGCAATGGTTAAAGAAGGCGTTGCAACTGCAGAAGCTGAAGAAATCAAAGCTAAATTGGAAGAAGCTGGAGCTTCAGTTACTCTTAAATAA
- a CDS encoding ABC transporter permease, which translates to MSKKMQQIAVPLISVVLGIVLGAIVMWIFGYDALWGYEELFKTAFGSLRSLGEISRAMGPLILIALGFAVASKAGFFNVGLPGQALSGWIMSAWFALSFPDLPRMVMIPMTIIIGMVSGGIIGAIPGILRAYLGTSEVIVTIMMNYIVLYVGNAFIRSFPKSVMQSVDSSIKVGANATYQTEWLRALTNNSRMNIGIFFAIIAVIAIWFMLKKTTLGFEIRSVGLNPNASEYAGMSSKRTIILSMIISGALAGLGGVVEGLGTFQNVYVQGSSLSVGFNGMAVSLLATNSPVGIPFAAFLFGVLQVGAPGMNTATIPSELVNIVTASIIFFVSVHYIIERYMKPKKHAKGGK; encoded by the coding sequence GCACTATGGGGGTATGAGGAACTCTTTAAAACAGCTTTTGGCTCACTTCGTAGTCTAGGAGAAATTTCTCGTGCCATGGGGCCACTGATTCTAATCGCCCTTGGTTTTGCAGTAGCTAGTAAAGCAGGATTTTTTAACGTTGGTTTACCAGGACAAGCTTTGTCAGGTTGGATTATGAGTGCCTGGTTTGCACTTTCTTTCCCAGATTTGCCACGAATGGTTATGATTCCTATGACCATTATCATTGGAATGGTCTCTGGGGGAATCATTGGAGCAATCCCAGGGATTTTAAGAGCTTACCTAGGAACTAGTGAGGTCATTGTAACCATCATGATGAACTACATCGTGCTTTATGTGGGAAATGCTTTTATCCGTAGTTTTCCAAAGAGTGTGATGCAAAGTGTTGACTCTAGTATCAAGGTTGGAGCAAATGCGACCTATCAAACAGAGTGGCTCCGTGCATTGACCAATAATTCGCGGATGAATATCGGTATTTTCTTTGCGATTATCGCTGTGATTGCGATCTGGTTCATGCTAAAGAAAACAACCCTTGGTTTTGAGATTCGCTCAGTCGGTCTAAATCCAAATGCCAGCGAATATGCAGGAATGTCTTCTAAACGGACTATTATCCTTTCTATGATTATCTCAGGTGCTCTTGCAGGACTTGGAGGGGTAGTCGAAGGTCTAGGAACATTCCAGAATGTCTATGTCCAAGGAAGTTCCTTGAGCGTTGGATTTAACGGAATGGCGGTCAGCCTTCTTGCGACTAACTCGCCAGTGGGAATCCCATTTGCGGCCTTCTTATTTGGTGTCTTGCAAGTCGGAGCTCCAGGGATGAATACCGCAACTATTCCATCAGAATTGGTAAATATTGTGACAGCCTCTATTATTTTCTTTGTCAGCGTTCATTACATCATTGAACGATACATGAAGCCTAAAAAACACGCAAAAGGAGGAAAATAA
- the rpsU gene encoding 30S ribosomal protein S21, with product MSKTVVRKNESLDDALRRFKRAVTKAGTLQETRKREFYEKPSVKRKRKSEAARKRKKF from the coding sequence ATGTCAAAAACAGTAGTACGTAAAAATGAGTCTCTTGACGATGCTCTTCGTCGTTTCAAACGCGCTGTTACTAAAGCTGGTACTCTTCAAGAAACACGTAAACGTGAATTCTATGAAAAACCTTCTGTAAAACGTAAACGTAAATCAGAAGCAGCTCGTAAACGTAAAAAATTCTAA
- a CDS encoding IS66 family transposase: protein MTYPVETEEITYKRKKKKGVRKAILSQFEPEEVHHELTGAACTCPDCHGELKEIGACIQRQEDDWNKLGLPITRKEMANWHIKSSQYYFEPLYDLLREKLLEQSVLHADETSYKVLESDSQLTYYWTFLSGKHEETGITLYHHDKRRSGLVVKEFLGDYGGYVHCDMWSAYRQLENAKLVGCWAHVRRKFFDATPKQADKQSLGLKGLAYCDNLFALEASWESLRSEERLVKRQTELAPLMDEFFEWCRAQAVLPGSKLGQAIEYSLKCEATFKAVLEDGNLVLSNNMAERSIKSLVIGRKNWLFSQSFEGAKSTAIILSLLETAKRHGLDSEKYITYLLEKLPNEETLAKKEVIEVYLPWSKHIQENCK, encoded by the coding sequence CTGACTTACCCAGTTGAAACGGAAGAAATCACCTACAAACGCAAGAAAAAAAAGGGCGTTCGAAAAGCTATTCTCAGTCAATTTGAACCTGAGGAAGTCCATCATGAGTTAACTGGTGCTGCCTGTACTTGCCCAGATTGCCATGGTGAGCTGAAGGAGATTGGAGCTTGTATTCAGAGGCAGGAGGACGATTGGAACAAGCTTGGCTTACCCATCACACGGAAAGAAATGGCGAATTGGCATATCAAATCTAGTCAGTATTATTTTGAGCCGTTGTATGATCTGCTTCGTGAAAAATTGTTGGAGCAATCTGTTCTCCATGCGGATGAAACTTCTTACAAGGTCTTGGAGAGTGATAGTCAGCTGACCTACTATTGGACTTTCTTATCTGGCAAGCATGAGGAAACAGGGATTACGCTTTACCACCATGATAAGAGGCGGAGCGGGCTAGTCGTGAAAGAGTTTCTAGGAGACTATGGTGGCTATGTGCATTGTGACATGTGGTCGGCTTATAGACAGTTGGAGAATGCCAAGTTGGTGGGCTGTTGGGCGCATGTGAGACGGAAATTCTTCGATGCGACACCTAAACAAGCTGATAAGCAGTCTCTGGGACTGAAAGGGTTAGCTTACTGTGATAACCTGTTTGCCTTGGAAGCTTCTTGGGAATCTCTCAGGTCAGAGGAGCGTTTGGTAAAGCGGCAGACAGAGTTGGCCCCGCTGATGGATGAGTTCTTTGAATGGTGTCGTGCTCAAGCAGTCTTGCCAGGTTCGAAACTCGGTCAAGCCATTGAGTATAGTCTTAAGTGTGAAGCAACTTTCAAGGCTGTATTAGAGGATGGAAACTTGGTCTTATCTAACAATATGGCTGAGCGCTCCATTAAATCCTTAGTCATAGGACGTAAAAATTGGTTATTTAGCCAAAGCTTCGAAGGAGCCAAGTCAACAGCTATCATTCTAAGCCTATTGGAAACGGCTAAGCGACATGGGCTTGATTCAGAGAAATATATCACTTATCTTCTAGAAAAACTTCCAAACGAGGAAACTCTCGCAAAAAAGGAAGTGATAGAGGTCTATTTACCATGGTCTAAACACATACAGGAAAATTGTAAATGA
- the rplJ gene encoding 50S ribosomal protein L10, whose protein sequence is MSEAIIAKKAELVDVVAEKMKAAASIVVVDARGLTVEQDTVLRRELRGSEVEYKVIKNSILRRAAEKAGLEDLSSVFVGPSAVAFSNEDVIAPAKILNDFSKNAEALEIKGGAIEGAVASKEEILALATLPNREGLLSMLLSVLQAPVRNVALAVKAVAESKEDAA, encoded by the coding sequence ATGAGTGAAGCAATTATTGCTAAAAAAGCGGAACTAGTTGACGTAGTAGCTGAGAAAATGAAAGCTGCTGCATCTATCGTCGTTGTTGACGCTCGTGGTTTGACAGTTGAGCAAGATACAGTTCTTCGTCGTGAGCTTCGTGGAAGCGAAGTTGAGTATAAAGTTATCAAAAACTCAATCTTACGTCGTGCAGCTGAAAAAGCTGGTCTTGAAGATCTATCATCTGTTTTTGTTGGACCATCTGCTGTGGCATTTTCTAACGAAGATGTTATCGCACCAGCGAAAATCTTGAACGACTTTTCTAAAAACGCAGAAGCACTTGAAATCAAAGGTGGTGCAATCGAAGGCGCTGTCGCATCAAAAGAAGAGATTCTTGCACTTGCAACTCTTCCAAACCGCGAAGGACTTCTTTCTATGCTCCTTTCTGTACTTCAAGCGCCAGTGCGCAACGTTGCTCTTGCAGTCAAAGCGGTTGCAGAAAGCAAAGAAGACGCAGCTTAA
- the tnpB gene encoding IS66 family insertion sequence element accessory protein TnpB (TnpB, as the term is used for proteins encoded by IS66 family insertion elements, is considered an accessory protein, since TnpC, encoded by a neighboring gene, is a DDE family transposase.), with protein MTIRLSDLGQVYLVCGKTDMRQGIDSLAYLVKSQHELDPFSGAVYLFCGGQRDRFKALYWDGQGFWLLYKRFENGKLAWPRNSDEVEALTAEQVDWLMKGFSIRPKIKVSKSRDFY; from the coding sequence ATGACCATTCGACTAAGTGACTTAGGGCAAGTTTATCTTGTCTGTGGGAAAACCGATATGCGTCAGGGCATTGATTCCCTAGCCTATCTTGTTAAATCCCAACATGAATTAGATCCTTTTTCAGGGGCTGTTTATCTCTTCTGCGGTGGTCAACGTGATCGGTTCAAAGCGCTTTACTGGGACGGTCAAGGCTTCTGGTTACTTTATAAACGCTTTGAAAACGGTAAACTAGCTTGGCCAAGAAATAGTGATGAGGTCGAAGCCTTGACAGCTGAACAGGTGGATTGGCTTATGAAGGGCTTTTCTATAAGGCCCAAAATAAAAGTTTCAAAAAGTCGTGATTTCTATTGA
- a CDS encoding IS110 family transposase, giving the protein MKCFVGLDVSSTKLDVCIMLSDTTTPFTASLSNDLAGASEIKEKILQLHEIHIFERIVIGMEATSLYSFHPAMFFHEDSQLKALNVEVMVEQPNKIKKYREAFEESKNDTIDAFYIADYFRIERFSPAFLKEEKYLALQHLTRTRLQLIEQLTRTKQHFIENIYYKCNTLSTEIKNEELTTNLWSSTVISLMTEDYTLDDLANIPLNDLADFIQKMGRGRFKAPEKLAKAIQAAIRGSYRLSKLQQDSVNVVLGLLAREMRHLEKMIKDIDKAIEDMVEVIPEYQCLTSIPGVGKVYAAGIIAEIGQIERFKDHPQVAKYAGLNWKQNQSGNAHSPNTDLVKRGNRYLRYYLVEAANSVRRHDSEYQAFYKKKYQEVPKHQHKRAIVLTARKFVRLVDVLLRNRQLYTPPRRLMEDN; this is encoded by the coding sequence ATGAAATGTTTTGTCGGTTTAGATGTTAGCTCTACCAAACTTGATGTCTGTATCATGCTCAGTGATACAACAACTCCCTTTACAGCTTCTCTTTCTAATGACCTAGCTGGTGCTTCTGAAATTAAGGAAAAGATCCTTCAGCTTCATGAAATCCATATCTTTGAACGAATCGTCATCGGCATGGAAGCAACTAGTCTCTATAGCTTTCACCCTGCTATGTTCTTTCATGAAGATAGTCAATTGAAGGCTCTTAACGTTGAAGTGATGGTGGAACAGCCCAATAAGATTAAGAAATATCGCGAAGCCTTTGAAGAAAGCAAAAATGATACCATTGATGCCTTCTACATCGCTGATTATTTTCGGATTGAGCGCTTTTCCCCTGCCTTTCTCAAAGAAGAGAAATACCTTGCCCTCCAACATCTGACTAGAACGAGACTTCAACTCATTGAACAGCTAACAAGAACCAAACAGCACTTTATTGAAAATATTTATTATAAGTGCAATACCTTATCAACTGAAATCAAGAATGAAGAGCTAACTACCAATCTCTGGTCTAGCACTGTCATCTCTTTGATGACGGAAGACTATACTCTTGATGACTTGGCTAATATTCCACTCAATGACTTGGCTGACTTCATCCAAAAAATGGGAAGAGGCCGATTTAAAGCGCCTGAGAAATTAGCGAAAGCCATTCAAGCTGCTATTCGTGGGTCTTATCGACTCTCTAAACTCCAACAGGATTCCGTCAATGTGGTGCTTGGATTATTAGCTAGAGAAATGCGACATCTTGAGAAGATGATTAAGGATATTGATAAAGCTATCGAGGATATGGTAGAGGTCATTCCTGAATATCAATGTCTAACCTCTATACCTGGTGTCGGGAAAGTCTACGCTGCAGGGATTATCGCTGAGATTGGACAGATTGAACGCTTTAAAGACCATCCTCAAGTCGCTAAATATGCGGGATTGAACTGGAAACAGAATCAATCTGGGAACGCTCATTCTCCAAATACTGACCTTGTGAAACGAGGCAACCGCTATCTCCGTTATTACTTAGTTGAAGCCGCCAACTCTGTCAGACGACATGATAGCGAATATCAAGCCTTTTACAAGAAGAAGTATCAAGAAGTGCCTAAACACCAACACAAAAGAGCCATCGTCTTAACTGCTAGAAAGTTTGTGCGTCTGGTGGATGTGCTACTACGCAACCGCCAACTCTATACGCCACCAAGGAGGCTTATGGAAGATAATTGA
- a CDS encoding helix-turn-helix transcriptional regulator yields MDNKLQEYISKRIRLLRIQKGMTQMELEEKASLGYNYIYKLENKPNNITLSTLSKVMEALEVDITTFFDIEFTPDSDIEDLILLMNDLPKHKRKEIIQAINTLVRTLK; encoded by the coding sequence ATGGATAACAAACTACAAGAATACATCTCCAAACGAATACGCCTACTACGAATCCAAAAAGGGATGACACAGATGGAGCTAGAAGAAAAAGCTAGCCTCGGCTACAACTATATCTACAAACTAGAAAATAAGCCAAATAATATCACACTCTCAACTTTATCAAAAGTTATGGAGGCACTAGAAGTAGATATTACTACATTTTTTGATATAGAATTCACTCCAGATAGTGATATTGAAGATTTGATTCTTTTAATGAATGACTTACCTAAACATAAGCGAAAAGAGATTATTCAAGCTATCAATACGCTTGTTCGAACTTTAAAATAA